One stretch of Bacteroidota bacterium DNA includes these proteins:
- a CDS encoding LUD domain-containing protein, translating into MSEITSKETLLKRVRQALVEKTKNPFPDLELDSPIYREFDADLAVEFAENFTQAKGSFIYNIHIFEAVDNFITLHENKRWSKLVCKDEVLAKRLTDTGIEFQKNHKSGDFVDAFLITCECLVSKTGSIVISTKQTNIELTDESPCLVVFAYTHQIVREMKDVFNLLKNRYGNNPPRFVKWLTGPAVENTIEMMELPGFRGPVEIFLFLIDEK; encoded by the coding sequence TTGTCTGAAATAACTTCAAAAGAAACCTTATTAAAACGTGTACGACAAGCGTTAGTGGAAAAGACGAAAAACCCTTTCCCCGATTTGGAATTGGATTCGCCCATATACCGTGAATTCGATGCTGATCTAGCTGTGGAGTTTGCCGAAAACTTTACACAAGCCAAAGGTTCCTTTATATATAATATTCATATTTTTGAAGCCGTTGACAATTTTATTACCTTGCACGAGAATAAAAGATGGAGCAAGCTAGTATGCAAAGATGAAGTGCTTGCAAAACGGTTGACCGATACAGGAATTGAGTTCCAAAAAAATCACAAAAGTGGCGACTTTGTAGATGCTTTTTTGATTACCTGTGAGTGCTTGGTATCAAAAACAGGATCAATTGTAATAAGTACCAAGCAAACCAATATCGAACTTACGGATGAATCGCCATGCTTGGTGGTATTTGCCTATACCCATCAGATTGTTCGAGAAATGAAAGATGTATTTAACTTGCTTAAAAACAGATACGGCAACAACCCACCCCGATTTGTGAAATGGCTAACAGGTCCCGCTGTTGAAAATACAATTGAGATGATGGAATTACCAGGGTTTAGAGGACCTGTGGAAATATTTTTGTTTCTGATTGATGAAAAATAA